One Phalacrocorax aristotelis chromosome 11, bGulAri2.1, whole genome shotgun sequence DNA segment encodes these proteins:
- the SEPTIN6 gene encoding septin-6 isoform X8, with the protein MAAAEVARQGEGCRTVPLSGHVGFDSLPDQLVNKSVNHGFCFNILCVGETGLGKSTLMDTLFNTKFEGDPASHSQPGVQLKSSTYDLQESNVNLKLTIVSTVGFGDQINKEDSYKPIVEFIDAQFEAYLQEELKIKRVLHNYHDTRIHACLYFIAPTGHSLKSLDLVTMKKLDSKVNIIPIIAKSDAISKSELTKFKIKITSELVSNGVQIYQFPTDDESVAEINGTMNAHLPFAVIGSTEELKIGNKMMKARQYPWGTVQVENEAHCDFVKLREMLIRVNMEDLREQTHTRHYELYRRCKLEEMGFKDTDPDSKPFSLQETYEAKRNEFLGELQKKEEAMRQMFVQRVKEKEAELKEAEKELHEKFDRLKKLHQDEKKKLEDKKKSLDDEVNAFKQRKTAAELLQSQAQQAGGSQTLKRDKERKNVLAWMHILDPISGKAGYPAIHISVCEERQCFFDFLLSDSNSFWF; encoded by the exons gGGAAACTGGCCTTGGTAAGTCCACCCTAATGGACACACTTTTCAACACCAAGTTTGAAGGTGATCCAGCATCTCACTCACAGCCTGGAGTCCAGCTGAAATCCAGTACCTACGATCTGCAGGAGAGCAATGTCAACCTCAAACTGACTATTGTGAGCACAGTGGGCTTTGGAGACCAGATCAACAAAGAGGACAG CTATAAGCCCATCGTTGAGTTCATTGACGCTCAGTTTGAAGCCTACTTGCAAGAAGAACTGAAGATAAAAAGGGTCTTGCACAACTACCACGACACCCGGATCCACGCTTGCTTGTACTTCATTGCTCCGACAGGCCACTCGCTGAAATCCCTGGACTTGGTGACAATGAAGAAGCTTGACAGCAAG GTGAACATCATTCCCATCATTGCCAAATCTGATGCCATTTCCAAGAGTGAGCTGaccaaatttaaaattaaaatcacaagTGAACTGGTCAGTAACGGGGTTCAGATCTACCAGTTCCCAACAGATGATGAATCAGTGGCGGAGATAAATGGGACAATGAAT GCCCACTTGCCGTTTGCAGTGATTGGGAGCACGGAGGAGCTgaaaataggaaacaaaatgaTGAAAGCTCGTCAGTATCCCTGGGGCACAGTGCAGG TGGAGAATGAAGCTCACTGCGACTTTGTGAAGCTGCGGGAGATGCTGATCCGCGTGAACATGGAAGACCTTCGTGAACAGACCCACACACGCCACTATGAGCTGTACCGGCGATGTAAACTGGAAGAGATGGGTTTCAAAGACACTGATCCAGACAGCAAACCCTTCAG CTTACAAGAAACTTATGAAGCCAAAAGAAATGAGTTTCTGGGGgaactgcagaaaaaggaagaggcaaTGAGGCAAATGTTCGTCCAGAGGgtcaaggaaaaagaagcagagctgaaggaggcGGAAAAAGAG CTGCACGAAAAGTTTGATCGCCTGAAGAAGCTACAtcaggatgaaaaaaagaagctagaGGATAAGAAGAAATCTCTGGATGATGAAGTAAATGCGTTTAAACAAAGGAAGACAGCAGCTGAATTGCTCCAATCTCAGGCTCAGCAGGCTGGAGGATCGCAAACTCTTAAAAgagataaggaaagaaaaaa TGTGCTGGCCTGGATGCACATCCTGGATCCAATCTCAGGGAAGGCTGGTTACCCTGCTATACATATCAGTGTTTGTGAAGAAAGACAATGTTTCTTTGACTTTCTTCTCAGTGATTCCAACAGTTTCTGGTTTTAA